The Streptomyces kanamyceticus genome window below encodes:
- a CDS encoding ATP-binding protein, translating to MTQGRPGGAAWAPLWEREDELAAAARAVEELCADVTTAGGLLTFSGEAGIGKTALLSEVRRIAEGRATVWSARGGETVTSVPFNVVRQLLQPALVSLTPEEAREYLGDWYEIAGPALGIAEPGGRQADPQGVCDGLVEAVSRFARLHWPLILVIDDAHWADQETLHWLAAFAQRLDELPVLVVVAHRPGEATGESARHLASVAAVARSFTTLRALTPDAAAGLTRATLGEHADAPFCREVWAVTGGNPYESVELLAKVQDSELEPVESSADGLRALNRSARGRGLVNRLEGLGTDVTRFAWAAAILGTEISLDLAARLAGLSRDAAERCAERLCAARILLPGAEGLEFVHPLIASTVYRSIPAATRTAMHGQAASVVTHSGRGAAAASRHLLEVHPDDDPELVEQLRQAASEHLAVGAPDAARRCLERALREPPLPEIHARVLYELGCATLLTSPATTISHLREALSVRGLDQALRVDAVCRLSQALVHNDQLEEGLRAIAEEAARLEPGPARLRLQAVHYMWEGIHAGEEDSPGRSRRLAALAGPLSGRDNPERALLILRAFDAMTRGENAELVVELCDRALVNGRLAPGLGWTDTEWGFELRLMLGGSYAFSDRLDRAESLFTEAVRAYETAGWSGGHLALSHAFLGYVYRRRGRLHDAEKSLRESLRLADRVGQGLPMHWEAASMLIDTLLARGHVDEAGAVADRYGFAPPSASTIYVPDAPSVRGRLLLALGRTKEGLNELEATAKALTARGQYNTVLAPWAYDLARALAHEDPKRAAHLVADARMQAERFGTDTAIGEALRCAASLETGARSVALYRQAVTYLEASPCAYEHAVARVEYGIAAESAVELERGLTLARTCGADGLADRALDRLGLVRR from the coding sequence ATGACGCAGGGACGGCCCGGAGGAGCCGCCTGGGCCCCGCTGTGGGAGCGCGAAGACGAACTCGCCGCGGCGGCGCGGGCCGTCGAGGAGCTCTGCGCGGATGTCACGACGGCCGGCGGTCTGCTCACCTTCAGCGGGGAGGCGGGCATCGGCAAGACCGCCCTGCTCTCCGAAGTGCGCCGCATCGCGGAGGGCAGGGCCACGGTGTGGTCCGCGCGCGGCGGGGAGACGGTCACCTCCGTACCCTTCAATGTCGTACGGCAGTTGCTGCAGCCCGCGCTCGTCTCCCTCACACCGGAGGAGGCCCGCGAATATCTCGGCGACTGGTACGAGATCGCGGGCCCTGCCCTGGGCATAGCCGAGCCCGGCGGGCGCCAGGCCGACCCGCAAGGCGTCTGCGACGGCCTCGTCGAAGCGGTCTCGCGCTTCGCCAGGCTGCACTGGCCGCTGATCCTCGTCATCGACGACGCGCACTGGGCCGACCAGGAGACCCTGCACTGGCTCGCCGCGTTCGCCCAGCGCCTCGACGAACTGCCCGTGCTCGTCGTGGTCGCCCACCGGCCGGGCGAGGCCACCGGCGAGAGCGCCCGCCACCTCGCGTCCGTCGCCGCCGTGGCCCGCTCCTTCACCACGCTGCGCGCCCTCACCCCGGACGCGGCGGCGGGACTCACCCGCGCCACACTCGGCGAGCACGCCGACGCCCCGTTCTGCCGCGAGGTCTGGGCGGTCACCGGCGGCAACCCCTACGAATCCGTCGAACTGCTCGCCAAGGTGCAGGACAGCGAGCTGGAACCGGTGGAGAGCTCCGCCGACGGGCTGCGCGCCCTCAACCGCAGCGCCCGCGGCCGCGGTCTCGTCAACCGCCTCGAAGGACTGGGCACCGACGTCACCCGGTTCGCCTGGGCCGCCGCCATCCTCGGCACCGAGATCTCCCTCGACCTGGCGGCCAGACTCGCCGGACTGTCCCGCGACGCCGCCGAGCGCTGCGCCGAACGCCTGTGCGCCGCGCGCATCCTGCTCCCCGGCGCCGAGGGCCTGGAGTTCGTCCACCCGCTGATCGCCAGTACGGTCTACCGCTCCATCCCCGCCGCCACCCGCACCGCGATGCACGGCCAGGCCGCCTCCGTCGTCACCCACTCGGGACGCGGTGCCGCTGCCGCCTCCCGGCACCTCCTGGAAGTCCACCCGGACGACGACCCCGAACTGGTCGAGCAGCTGCGCCAGGCCGCCTCCGAACACCTCGCGGTCGGCGCGCCCGACGCGGCCCGCCGCTGTCTGGAGAGGGCCCTGCGCGAGCCGCCGCTGCCGGAGATCCACGCGCGCGTGCTCTACGAACTGGGCTGCGCCACCCTGCTCACCTCGCCCGCCACGACCATCTCCCACCTGCGCGAGGCGCTCTCCGTGCGCGGCCTCGACCAGGCGCTGCGCGTCGACGCGGTCTGCCGCCTCTCCCAGGCCCTCGTCCACAACGACCAGCTGGAAGAGGGTCTGCGGGCCATCGCCGAGGAGGCCGCCCGGCTCGAACCGGGGCCCGCGCGGCTGCGTCTGCAAGCCGTCCACTACATGTGGGAGGGCATCCACGCGGGCGAGGAGGACTCCCCTGGACGTTCCCGGCGGCTCGCCGCGCTCGCCGGACCGCTCTCGGGCCGCGACAACCCCGAGCGCGCCCTGCTGATCCTGCGCGCCTTCGACGCGATGACCCGCGGCGAGAACGCCGAACTGGTCGTCGAGCTCTGCGACCGCGCCCTCGTCAACGGGCGGCTCGCACCGGGACTCGGCTGGACCGACACCGAGTGGGGCTTCGAACTCCGCCTGATGCTCGGCGGTTCGTACGCCTTCTCGGACCGGCTCGACCGCGCGGAGAGCCTGTTCACCGAGGCAGTACGGGCGTACGAGACGGCGGGCTGGAGCGGCGGACACCTCGCCCTGTCGCACGCCTTCCTCGGCTATGTGTACCGCAGGCGCGGACGGCTGCACGACGCCGAGAAATCGCTGCGCGAGAGCCTGCGCCTGGCCGACCGGGTCGGTCAGGGCCTGCCCATGCACTGGGAGGCGGCCAGCATGCTCATCGACACGCTGCTCGCCCGTGGCCACGTGGACGAGGCGGGCGCCGTCGCCGACCGGTACGGCTTCGCGCCGCCGTCGGCCTCCACGATCTACGTGCCCGACGCGCCGTCCGTCCGCGGCAGACTGCTGCTCGCGCTCGGGCGCACCAAGGAGGGGCTCAACGAACTGGAGGCGACGGCGAAGGCGTTGACCGCGCGCGGCCAGTACAACACCGTCCTCGCGCCGTGGGCCTACGACCTCGCCCGCGCGCTGGCCCACGAGGACCCCAAGCGCGCGGCGCACCTCGTCGCGGACGCCCGCATGCAGGCCGAGCGCTTCGGCACGGACACGGCGATCGGCGAGGCGCTGAGGTGTGCGGCGTCGCTGGAGACGGGGGCGCGGTCGGTCGCGCTCTACCGGCAGGCGGTGACGTATCTGGAGGCGTCTCCCTGTGCGTACGAGCACGCGGTGGCGCGTGTGGAGTACGGGATCGCCGCGGAGTCGGCGGTGGAGCTCGAGCGGGGGCTCACGTTGGCGCGGACCTGCGGAGCGGATGGTCTTGCCGACCGGGCGCTGGATCGTTTGGGGCTTGTTCGGCGGTGA
- a CDS encoding acetyl-CoA C-acetyltransferase, which translates to MAEAYIVEAVRTPVGRRKGGLSQVHPADLGAHVLTALVERSGVDPAAVEDVVFGCLDTVGPQAGDIARTSWLAAGLPEEVPGVTIDRQCGSSQQAVHFAAQGVLSGTQDLVVAGGTQNMSMIPIAFASRQAAEPLGLTEGPYAGSEGWRARYGDRPVNQFHGAQLIAEKWGISRTDMEEFALRSHRRAIRAIDEGRFERELVAHGEVTVDEGPRRDTTLEKMAGLGPVLEGGTITAACSSQVSDGAAALLIASERAVREHGLTPRARIHHLSVRGEDPIRMLSAPIPATAYALKKSGMTLDDIDLVEINEAFAPVVLAWLKETGADPEKVNVNGGAIALGHPLGATGVKLMTTLLHELERTGGRFGLQTMCEGGGQANVTIIERL; encoded by the coding sequence ATGGCCGAGGCCTACATCGTCGAAGCGGTCCGCACGCCCGTCGGCAGGCGCAAGGGGGGACTCAGCCAGGTCCACCCCGCCGACCTGGGCGCGCACGTCCTGACGGCGCTCGTCGAGCGCTCCGGCGTCGACCCCGCCGCCGTCGAGGACGTCGTCTTCGGCTGCCTGGACACCGTCGGGCCGCAGGCCGGGGACATCGCCCGCACCAGCTGGCTGGCGGCCGGGCTCCCCGAGGAGGTGCCCGGCGTGACCATCGACCGGCAGTGCGGATCCTCCCAGCAGGCCGTGCACTTCGCGGCGCAGGGCGTCCTGTCCGGCACCCAGGACCTGGTCGTCGCGGGCGGCACACAGAACATGTCGATGATCCCCATCGCCTTCGCGTCCCGGCAGGCCGCCGAGCCCCTCGGCCTCACCGAAGGCCCCTACGCGGGCAGCGAGGGCTGGCGCGCACGCTATGGGGACCGGCCCGTGAACCAGTTCCACGGCGCCCAGCTCATCGCCGAGAAGTGGGGCATATCCCGTACGGACATGGAGGAGTTCGCACTCCGCTCGCACCGGCGGGCGATCCGCGCCATCGACGAGGGCCGCTTCGAGCGCGAACTCGTCGCCCACGGCGAGGTCACCGTCGACGAGGGCCCGCGCCGCGACACCACCCTGGAGAAGATGGCGGGCCTGGGGCCCGTCCTGGAGGGCGGCACGATCACCGCGGCCTGCTCCTCACAGGTCTCCGACGGCGCCGCCGCGCTGCTCATCGCGAGCGAACGGGCCGTGCGGGAACACGGGTTGACGCCCCGCGCCCGCATCCACCACCTCTCCGTGCGGGGCGAGGACCCCATCCGGATGCTCTCCGCGCCGATCCCCGCCACCGCGTACGCCCTCAAGAAGAGCGGCATGACCCTCGACGACATCGACCTCGTCGAGATCAACGAGGCGTTCGCCCCCGTGGTCCTCGCCTGGCTGAAGGAGACCGGCGCCGACCCGGAGAAGGTCAACGTCAACGGCGGTGCGATCGCCCTCGGCCATCCGCTCGGGGCGACCGGCGTGAAGCTGATGACGACGCTCCTGCACGAACTGGAGCGCACCGGCGGCCGGTTCGGGCTCCAGACGATGTGCGAGGGCGGCGGCCAGGCGAACGTGACGATCATCGAGCGTCTCTGA
- a CDS encoding CoA-transferase subunit beta: MTSTTERTATRAEYCVIACAEAWRDAGEILASPMGTVPAVAARLAKLTFSPDLLLTDGEALLIGDVPAVGAASAVTEGWLPYRRHLTMVMGGRRHVMMGASQIDRFGNQNISCIGDWERPKRQLLGVRGAPVNTLNNPVSYWIPRHSTRVFVAKVDMISGVGHDSAAAAGPAATRFHDLRRVVSDLGVFDFATPDRAMRLVSLHPGVTVDQVREATGFELVLPDDVPATREPTREELRLIRDVVDPSGLRDREVRA; this comes from the coding sequence ATGACGTCGACCACCGAACGGACCGCCACCCGCGCCGAGTACTGCGTGATCGCCTGCGCCGAGGCCTGGCGCGACGCGGGCGAGATCCTCGCCTCCCCCATGGGCACGGTCCCGGCGGTCGCGGCCCGCCTCGCCAAGCTGACCTTCTCCCCCGACCTGTTGCTCACCGACGGCGAGGCGCTGCTGATCGGTGACGTGCCCGCCGTGGGCGCCGCGTCGGCGGTCACGGAGGGCTGGCTGCCCTACCGCAGGCATCTCACGATGGTGATGGGCGGCAGGCGGCACGTGATGATGGGCGCGAGCCAGATCGACCGCTTCGGCAACCAGAACATCTCCTGCATCGGCGACTGGGAGCGCCCCAAGAGGCAGCTGCTCGGGGTGCGCGGCGCCCCGGTCAACACGCTCAACAATCCGGTGAGTTACTGGATCCCGCGCCATTCGACCCGGGTGTTCGTGGCGAAGGTCGACATGATCAGCGGCGTCGGCCACGACAGCGCGGCCGCGGCGGGACCCGCCGCGACCCGCTTCCACGACCTGCGCCGCGTCGTCTCCGACCTCGGCGTCTTCGACTTCGCGACACCCGACCGCGCGATGCGCCTGGTCTCCCTGCACCCGGGCGTCACCGTCGACCAGGTGCGCGAGGCCACCGGATTCGAGCTGGTGCTGCCGGACGACGTCCCCGCCACCCGCGAGCCCACCCGCGAGGAACTGCGCCTGATCCGCGACGTGGTGGACCCGAGCGGCCTGCGCGACCGCGAGGTGCGCGCATGA
- a CDS encoding SDR family oxidoreductase — MTSTSPAKSGLCEGRVVIVTGAGRGLGRAHAHAYAAEGAKVVVNDLGVGPDGSGGSGGPAHDVVEEIRAAGGEAVAHGGDIATSEGAASLVRTALDTYGRLDTLVNNAGFLRDRMLLNLDEDAWDAVMRVHLKGHFLPLKHAGAYWRAEAKAGRAVHACVVNTSSGAGLLGSVGQGNYSAAKAGILGLTMVASAELASYGVRVNAIAPAARTRMTEQTFADTMAAPEDGGFDAMAPENVSPLVVWLGSAASAGVTGRVFEAEAGRITVMEGWRPGPTADKGARWTPADAGEAALKLLADARTPQPVYGAR; from the coding sequence ATGACGTCGACGTCACCTGCCAAGTCCGGGCTCTGCGAGGGCCGCGTCGTGATCGTCACAGGGGCGGGGCGCGGCCTCGGCCGCGCCCACGCGCACGCGTACGCCGCCGAAGGCGCCAAGGTCGTCGTCAACGACCTCGGCGTGGGGCCCGACGGCTCCGGCGGGTCCGGCGGACCCGCGCACGACGTCGTCGAGGAGATCCGCGCGGCGGGCGGCGAGGCCGTCGCGCACGGCGGCGACATCGCGACGTCCGAGGGCGCCGCATCCCTCGTGCGGACCGCCCTGGACACCTACGGCCGCCTCGACACCCTCGTCAACAACGCGGGCTTCCTGCGGGACCGGATGCTGCTCAACCTCGACGAGGACGCCTGGGACGCGGTGATGCGGGTCCACCTCAAGGGACACTTCCTGCCGCTGAAGCACGCGGGCGCGTACTGGCGGGCCGAGGCGAAGGCGGGGCGCGCCGTGCACGCGTGCGTGGTCAACACCAGCTCCGGGGCGGGCCTTCTGGGCAGCGTCGGGCAGGGGAACTACAGCGCGGCCAAGGCGGGCATCCTCGGCCTCACCATGGTCGCCTCCGCCGAACTGGCCTCCTACGGAGTGCGCGTGAACGCCATCGCGCCCGCCGCGCGCACCCGGATGACCGAGCAGACCTTCGCCGACACGATGGCCGCTCCCGAGGACGGCGGCTTCGACGCGATGGCCCCCGAGAACGTCTCGCCGCTCGTCGTCTGGCTGGGCTCCGCGGCGTCCGCCGGGGTCACGGGCCGCGTCTTCGAGGCCGAGGCGGGCCGCATCACCGTCATGGAGGGCTGGCGGCCGGGGCCGACCGCCGACAAGGGCGCCCGGTGGACACCGGCCGACGCGGGCGAGGCGGCGCTGAAGCTGCTCGCCGACGCGCGGACGCCGCAGCCGGTGTACGGGGCGCGCTGA
- a CDS encoding enoyl-CoA hydratase family protein, whose protein sequence is MPVSTSVPDKGVAVVTVDYPPVNALPVQGWYDLADALLTAGRDPETRCVVLTAEGRGFNAGVDIKEMQRDTGHAALIGANRGCYTAFSAVYECEVPVVAAVGGFCLGGGIGLVGNADAIVASEDATFGLPELDRGALGAATHLARLVPQHLMRALYYTSRTATAAELHAHGSVWRVVPRAELHEAALELAREIARKDGTLLRFAKAAINGIDPVDVHRSYRFEQGFTFEANLSGLADRIRDDFGTQGTQGTQETPREGRA, encoded by the coding sequence ATGCCTGTCTCCACCTCCGTCCCCGACAAGGGCGTGGCCGTCGTCACCGTCGACTACCCACCCGTCAACGCCCTTCCCGTACAGGGCTGGTACGACCTGGCGGACGCCCTGCTCACCGCCGGACGCGACCCCGAGACGCGCTGCGTCGTACTGACCGCGGAGGGCCGCGGCTTCAACGCGGGCGTGGACATCAAGGAGATGCAGCGCGACACCGGTCACGCCGCGCTGATCGGCGCCAACCGCGGTTGCTACACGGCCTTTTCGGCGGTGTACGAGTGCGAGGTGCCGGTCGTCGCGGCCGTCGGCGGGTTCTGCCTGGGCGGCGGCATCGGCCTGGTGGGCAACGCGGACGCGATCGTGGCGAGCGAGGACGCCACGTTCGGCCTGCCCGAGCTGGACCGGGGCGCGCTCGGCGCCGCCACCCACCTGGCCCGTCTGGTGCCGCAGCACCTGATGCGCGCCCTGTACTACACCTCGCGCACCGCGACCGCCGCCGAGCTGCACGCGCACGGCTCCGTGTGGCGGGTCGTCCCCCGCGCCGAACTGCACGAGGCAGCGCTGGAGTTGGCGCGGGAGATCGCCCGCAAGGACGGCACGCTGCTGCGCTTCGCGAAGGCCGCGATCAACGGCATCGACCCCGTGGACGTGCACCGCAGCTACCGCTTCGAGCAGGGCTTCACCTTCGAGGCGAACCTCAGCGGCCTGGCCGACCGCATCCGCGACGACTTCGGCACGCAAGGAACGCAAGGAACGCAGGAGACACCAAGGGAGGGCAGGGCATGA
- a CDS encoding NAD(P)H-dependent flavin oxidoreductase, translating into MDTALTRLVGVRHPIVQTGMGWVAGPRLVSATADAGALGILASATMTVEQLRSAVREVTSRTDAPFGVNLRADAGDARDRVRVIIDEGVRVASFALAPSKELIAELKDAGVIVIPSIGARRHAEKVAAWGADAVVVQGGEGGGHTGEVATSVLLPQVVDAVDIPVIAAGGFYDGRGLVAALAYGAAGIAMGTRFLLTSDSTVPDPVKARYLAASVKDITVTTRVDGLPHRMLRTDLVASLEKSGRLASLTRAIRHAAAFRKLSGLSWPRMARDGLAMRHGKDLTWSQILLAANTPMMLKSAMVDGHPDAGVMASGQVAGLIDDLPTCAELVERIMTEAAETVTRISPSGD; encoded by the coding sequence CTGGACACCGCACTGACCAGGCTGGTCGGCGTCCGGCATCCGATCGTGCAGACGGGCATGGGCTGGGTGGCGGGCCCGCGCCTGGTCTCCGCGACGGCCGACGCCGGGGCCCTCGGCATCCTGGCCTCGGCGACCATGACGGTCGAGCAGCTCCGCTCGGCCGTCCGCGAGGTCACGTCCCGTACGGACGCGCCCTTCGGCGTCAACCTGCGGGCCGACGCGGGCGACGCGCGCGACCGCGTCCGCGTCATCATCGACGAAGGAGTACGGGTCGCCTCCTTCGCGCTCGCCCCCTCCAAGGAGCTGATCGCCGAGCTCAAGGACGCGGGCGTGATCGTCATCCCGTCGATCGGCGCGCGGCGCCACGCCGAGAAGGTCGCCGCGTGGGGCGCCGACGCGGTCGTCGTCCAGGGCGGCGAGGGCGGCGGCCACACCGGCGAGGTCGCCACGTCCGTCCTGCTCCCCCAGGTCGTCGACGCCGTGGACATCCCGGTGATCGCCGCGGGCGGTTTCTACGACGGCCGGGGCCTGGTCGCCGCGCTCGCCTACGGAGCGGCGGGCATCGCCATGGGCACCCGCTTCCTGCTCACCTCGGACTCGACGGTCCCCGACCCGGTCAAGGCCCGTTACCTCGCGGCCTCCGTCAAGGACATCACGGTCACCACGCGCGTGGACGGCCTGCCCCACCGCATGCTCCGCACGGACCTGGTGGCATCCCTGGAGAAGTCCGGCCGCCTCGCCTCCCTCACCCGCGCGATACGCCACGCGGCGGCGTTCCGGAAGCTCTCCGGCCTCAGCTGGCCCCGCATGGCCCGCGACGGCCTGGCGATGAGACACGGCAAGGACCTGACCTGGAGCCAGATCCTCCTGGCGGCGAACACCCCGATGATGCTCAAGTCGGCGATGGTGGACGGCCACCCCGACGCGGGAGTGATGGCCTCCGGCCAGGTAGCGGGCCTGATAGACGACCTCCCGACGTGCGCGGAGCTGGTGGAGAGGATCATGACGGAGGCAGCGGAGACGGTGACCAGGATCAGCCCGTCCGGCGATTGA
- a CDS encoding SDR family oxidoreductase — translation MTDTRQVVVVTGGTRGVGAGIARSFLAAGARVVVCARRPPEEPVEVAGESAEFRPLDLRDAAAAHGFFAEVAADHGRVDALVNNAGGTPFGLLAESAPARQAKIVELNLLAPLYASLAAYEVMRGQEAGGSITMIGSVSGTRPSPGSGAYGAAKAGLENLAGTMAVEWAPAVRVNTVVLGLARTESAHLHYGDEDGVERVARTVPLGRLADPSDVGDACVFLASDRARYISGAALRLHGGGERPAFLDAASVNH, via the coding sequence ATGACTGACACACGACAGGTGGTCGTCGTGACCGGCGGCACCCGGGGCGTCGGTGCCGGAATCGCCCGGAGTTTCCTCGCCGCGGGCGCCCGGGTCGTCGTCTGCGCCCGCAGGCCACCGGAGGAGCCCGTCGAAGTGGCGGGCGAGAGCGCCGAGTTCCGGCCGCTCGACCTGCGCGACGCCGCGGCGGCCCACGGCTTCTTCGCCGAAGTCGCCGCCGACCACGGCCGCGTGGACGCGCTCGTGAACAACGCGGGCGGCACGCCCTTCGGTCTGCTCGCGGAGTCCGCCCCGGCCCGCCAGGCCAAGATCGTCGAACTGAACCTGCTCGCCCCGCTCTACGCCTCGCTCGCCGCGTACGAGGTGATGCGAGGTCAGGAGGCGGGCGGCAGCATCACGATGATCGGCAGCGTCAGCGGGACCAGGCCCTCGCCGGGCAGCGGCGCCTACGGAGCCGCGAAGGCGGGCCTGGAGAACCTGGCGGGCACCATGGCCGTCGAATGGGCTCCCGCCGTGCGCGTGAACACGGTCGTGCTCGGCCTCGCCCGCACCGAGAGCGCCCACCTGCACTACGGCGACGAGGACGGCGTCGAACGCGTGGCGCGCACCGTTCCGCTGGGCCGTCTCGCCGATCCCTCCGACGTCGGCGACGCCTGCGTCTTCCTCGCCTCCGACCGGGCCCGGTACATCAGCGGCGCCGCACTCCGGCTGCACGGCGGCGGCGAGCGCCCCGCCTTCCTGGACGCGGCGTCCGTCAACCACTGA
- a CDS encoding DHA2 family efflux MFS transporter permease subunit — MTHPHPHPQPHARPHATDEDPGTARGNRTWPLLVLLCLAQFMLVLDVTVVNVALPSMAADLGLGRTALTWVVTSYALCFGGLMLLGGRLADVFGARRTLLAGLALFTAASLFTGLAPNAAVLIAGRTAQGAGAALLSPAALAILTTTFEGPARHRALGVWAAIGGAGSAIGVLLGGLLTDGPGWEWIFYVNVPVGVALLVTLPLLVAARPPRPARLDVPGALLATAGTGALIYGLVEAGDSGWNDVRTLLPIAAAILAYGVFAAVERAHRSPLIDLRILRRRPVVAGAYLMLVATALLISLFFLGSVYLQEVRGFSALRTGVLFLPVAVATGLGAHLGGHFVGRAGARPTGFVGLALAGLGTGALTGIGSEGNAWVTVAPGLSVAALGLGAVFVAATTTALGFIAHEEAGIASGLVNTFHEVGGSVGVAVVSTVAAAGIAGGSSGAFEDAFTVCAAAAAVSAAAVFAIVPRGTARVTGGPHAH, encoded by the coding sequence ATGACGCACCCGCACCCGCACCCACAGCCACACGCACGCCCACACGCGACTGACGAAGACCCCGGCACGGCCCGCGGCAACCGCACGTGGCCGCTCCTCGTGCTGCTCTGCCTCGCCCAGTTCATGCTCGTGCTCGACGTGACCGTCGTGAACGTGGCGCTGCCGAGCATGGCCGCCGACCTGGGCCTCGGCCGCACCGCGCTGACCTGGGTGGTGACGTCGTACGCGCTCTGCTTCGGCGGTCTGATGCTGCTCGGCGGCCGCCTCGCCGATGTGTTCGGGGCGCGCCGCACGCTGCTCGCGGGGCTCGCGCTGTTCACGGCCGCCTCACTGTTCACCGGGCTCGCGCCGAACGCCGCCGTGCTCATCGCGGGCCGCACCGCGCAGGGCGCGGGCGCCGCCCTCCTGTCGCCCGCCGCCCTCGCGATCCTCACGACGACCTTCGAGGGGCCCGCACGGCACCGCGCGCTCGGCGTCTGGGCGGCGATCGGCGGCGCGGGCTCCGCGATCGGGGTGCTGCTCGGCGGGCTGCTGACCGACGGCCCCGGCTGGGAGTGGATCTTCTACGTCAACGTCCCGGTCGGCGTCGCCCTGCTGGTGACCCTGCCCCTGCTCGTCGCCGCACGGCCGCCGCGCCCCGCGCGCCTGGACGTGCCCGGCGCGCTGCTCGCCACCGCGGGCACGGGCGCGCTCATCTACGGCCTGGTGGAGGCGGGTGACAGCGGCTGGAACGACGTACGGACGCTGCTGCCGATCGCGGCCGCGATCCTCGCGTACGGGGTGTTCGCCGCGGTCGAGCGCGCGCACCGCAGCCCGCTGATCGACCTGCGGATCCTGCGCCGCAGGCCGGTCGTGGCGGGCGCGTATCTGATGCTGGTGGCGACCGCGCTGCTGATCTCGCTGTTCTTCCTGGGGTCGGTGTATCTCCAGGAGGTACGCGGGTTCAGCGCGCTGCGCACCGGGGTGCTGTTCCTGCCGGTGGCCGTCGCCACGGGGCTCGGCGCGCACCTCGGCGGGCACTTCGTGGGCCGGGCGGGGGCGCGTCCGACCGGGTTCGTGGGGCTCGCGCTCGCGGGGCTCGGCACGGGGGCGCTCACCGGGATCGGCTCGGAAGGGAACGCGTGGGTGACCGTCGCGCCCGGTCTGTCCGTCGCCGCGCTCGGCCTCGGCGCGGTGTTCGTCGCGGCCACCACGACCGCGCTGGGGTTCATCGCCCACGAGGAGGCGGGCATCGCCTCGGGCCTGGTCAACACCTTCCACGAGGTGGGCGGTTCGGTGGGGGTCGCGGTGGTCTCCACGGTCGCGGCGGCAGGGATCGCGGGCGGTTCGAGCGGCGCCTTCGAGGACGCCTTCACGGTGTGCGCGGCCGCCGCCGCGGTCAGCGCGGCCGCCGTGTTCGCGATCGTGCCGCGCGGGACGGCCCGCGTCACGGGCGGGCCGCACGCGCACTGA
- a CDS encoding CoA transferase subunit A has protein sequence MTGALDKRMTPDEIVGRLRSGMTLGIGGWGSRRKPMALVRALLRSDVTDLTLVSYGGPDVGLLAQAGRIRKLITAFTTLDSIPLEPHFRAARERGAFELVELDEAMFMQGLTAGAQRLPFLPIRAGLGSDVLRVNPQLRTVTSPYEDGEELVAVPALRMDAALVHMNRADRSGNGQYLGPDPYFDDLFCEAADTAYVSCERVVESAALTEHAAPQTMLISRHSVTGVAETPKGAHFTSCVPDYGRDEPFQKAYATAAADPDAWDAFRTRFLAGDERAYHLAVQTWHKEQR, from the coding sequence ATGACCGGCGCGCTCGACAAGAGGATGACGCCCGACGAGATCGTGGGGCGGCTGCGCAGCGGGATGACGCTCGGCATCGGCGGCTGGGGCTCGCGGCGCAAGCCGATGGCACTGGTGCGCGCGCTGCTGCGGTCGGACGTCACCGACCTGACCCTCGTCTCGTACGGCGGGCCCGACGTCGGCCTGCTCGCCCAGGCAGGCCGGATCCGCAAGCTGATCACCGCCTTCACCACGCTCGACTCGATCCCCCTGGAGCCGCACTTCCGCGCGGCACGCGAGCGTGGCGCCTTCGAACTGGTCGAGCTGGACGAGGCGATGTTCATGCAGGGCCTCACCGCGGGCGCCCAGCGACTGCCGTTCCTGCCGATCCGCGCGGGCCTCGGCTCGGACGTCCTGCGGGTCAACCCCCAGCTGCGCACGGTCACTTCGCCGTACGAGGACGGGGAAGAGCTCGTCGCCGTGCCCGCGCTGCGGATGGACGCGGCGCTGGTCCACATGAACCGCGCCGACCGCTCGGGCAACGGCCAGTACCTGGGCCCCGACCCGTACTTCGACGACCTCTTCTGCGAGGCGGCCGACACGGCGTACGTCTCGTGCGAGCGCGTCGTGGAGTCCGCGGCCCTCACCGAGCACGCGGCGCCGCAGACCATGCTGATCTCCCGGCACTCCGTGACGGGCGTCGCCGAGACGCCCAAGGGTGCGCACTTCACCTCCTGCGTGCCCGACTACGGCCGCGACGAGCCCTTCCAGAAGGCGTACGCCACCGCGGCGGCGGACCCGGACGCCTGGGACGCCTTCCGCACCCGGTTCCTCGCCGGGGACGAGCGCGCGTACCACCTGGCCGTCCAGACCTGGCACAAGGAGCAGCGATGA